From one Halanaerobiales bacterium genomic stretch:
- a CDS encoding SAM-dependent methyltransferase, giving the protein KLIIPQALKFLSKNGEFVALVKPQFEAGRERVGKNGLVKDKNVHIDIINEISNFIDGLELYLKDLDFSPVTGSSSKNIEFLIYLQNNNEDNNLKLWKDKIDKVVNEAHKNHK; this is encoded by the coding sequence AAATTGATAATACCACAAGCTCTTAAATTTCTTTCTAAAAATGGAGAATTTGTAGCTTTAGTAAAACCTCAATTTGAAGCTGGCAGGGAAAGAGTAGGAAAAAATGGTCTTGTAAAAGATAAAAATGTGCATATAGATATTATAAATGAAATTAGTAATTTTATTGATGGACTGGAATTATATTTGAAGGATTTGGATTTTTCTCCGGTTACAGGTTCCAGTAGTAAAAATATTGAATTTTTAATATATTTGCAAAATAATAATGAAGATAATAATTTGAAATTATGGAAAGATAAGATTGATAAAGTTGTAAATGAAGCTCATAAAAATCATAAATAA